A single region of the Biomphalaria glabrata chromosome 15, xgBioGlab47.1, whole genome shotgun sequence genome encodes:
- the LOC106066701 gene encoding uncharacterized protein LOC106066701 translates to MSRNFSTMMQEFPDVATYQSYMSIQRAQTLILPAICVMGFFANTLSLMVFLQPCLRRLSCSFYLAAKSASDFVFLATVFIIWLVRVDIHVFNTTGVCQIVVFFSYLTAFISIWLAVVLTVENLLCIWRPWYVQRTCNATSACVLTFSIVAIGIALYQFSLWNNGIGYDKMSSHDSTTDSNLQNIANHSPNATSERFDYRTDSTGEKLEVDLNEDSRTTTLAANPPSSTNSSGLTTTHAKTCMQLEKFEHFIVITTYIDSIITIFLPIVILAVTNSAIAFIAVRSSRRSRTLRKEKAVYQLPERQGASSSRGSASATLEKQASKFLFFVSVTLLVFHFPIHIVRLKMLVFSPSYQDVFLQRIFETLYYTHYAIGFFIYLIYGSNFRRVFISILTRNSY, encoded by the coding sequence ATGTCTAGAAACTTCTCTACCATGATGCAAGAGTTCCCTGACGTTGCAACGTATCAGAGTTACATGAGCATCCAGAGAGCACAGACTCTAATCTTGCCTGCCATTTGTGTGATGGGTTTTTTCGCCAACACTCTATCGCTCATGGTGTTTCTGCAACCTTGCCTACGTAGGCTTTCGTGCAGCTTCTATCTCGCAGCCAAATCAGCTTCGGATTTTGTGTTTTTGGCCACAGTGTTTATAATTTGGCTTGTAAGAGTGGATATACACGTGTTCAACACCACGGGCGTATGCCAGATTGTCGTGTTCTTCTCGTATTTGACAGCGTTCATTTCGATTTGGCTGGCCGTGGTGTTGACTGTGGAAAATTTGCTGTGCATCTGGAGACCCTGGTATGTGCAGAGGACCTGCAATGCGACATCCGCCTGTGTCTTGACTTTCAGCATCGTTGCAATCGGGATAGCATTGTACCAGTTCTCACTCTGGAACAACGGGATCGGCTACGACAAAATGTCGAGTCATGACTCCACGACTGACTCAAACCTCCAAAACATTGCCAACCATTCGCCCAACGCTACTTCTGAAAGGTTCGATTATAGAACAGACTCCACAGGAGAAAAACTTGAAGTGGACCTAAATGAGGACTCAAGAACAACTACATTAGCAGCAAATCCGCCTTCGTCCACCAACAGCAGCGGTCTAACGACCACGCACGCGAAGACGTGTATGCAGCTGGAGAAATTCGAACATTTCATCGTCATCACCACGTACATCGACTCCATCATCACCATCTTTCTGCCCATCGTCATTCTCGCCGTCACCAACTCGGCCATCGCTTTCATTGCGGTACGCTCATCGCGGCGGTCCAGGACTCTGCGAAAAGAGAAGGCGGTGTACCAGCTCCCAGAACGACAGGGCGCCTCCTCCTCGAGGGGCTCGGCCTCAGCCACTCTGGAGAAGCAGGCCTCCAAGTTCCTGTTCTTCGTATCGGTGACGCTGCTGGTCTTTCACTTCCCCATTCACATTGTGAGACTTAAAATGTTGGTGTTTAGTCCCAGCTATCAAGACGTTTTTCTACAAAGGATATTTGAGACCCTTTATTACACGCACTACGCCATCGGCTTCTTTATTTATCTGATCTACGGCTCCAATTTTAGACGTGTCTTTATCTCTATCCTAACACGAAACAGTTACTGA